One region of Pieris rapae chromosome Z, ilPieRapa1.1, whole genome shotgun sequence genomic DNA includes:
- the LOC110995424 gene encoding ras-associated and pleckstrin homology domains-containing protein 1 isoform X5 — protein MMDVVSESSKWRGGFLSTINRSFRLKKLNSPVENKTIEMPTGLNSSTEASSMRPLEIVAPRIDTYRFSMANLEETQDADLDAILGELCALDSEYDEELSRVSADFSTTSKDRVDGEVPQRQDIKETDGASHITRTDSPDNDSAFSDTVSMLSSESSASSSASSKCKPMKLTLHTHQKGSLYQQKADKIKMALERMREANVKKLFIKAFSNDGSSKSLLVDEKMTCGYVTRLLADKNHVPMEPKYAIVEQLPDLHMERVYEDHEMLVDNLMLWTRESKNKILFAERPEKNLLFQTPEKFLLSEDDRGWSSDHDDNLRQVIIDEFFGQSSTTPSISGHTVPPMEGFLYLKSDAKKGWKKYYFVLRPSGLYYVPKDKVKTLKELVCLTTFDNNEVYVGVNWKKKYKSPTDFCFAIKHPRLQQPKSVKFIKFLCADDQQTLDRWITAMRIAKHGRQLLENYRSLVEELTQEDLDHLAHARSCSISSIPTKTNNPPMVTNSVQPTSSNASVANSDISSGRHSRASSSSSSGCLSDGGTASESAFDCEFPMGTIKRKPSMKPNIPLTWMTRQLKEMAEKDESEGGDTSTLTRRPRQRDDTLKRHADTSESAVYSSSSMTSSSSVQDSYGHYETIPRDTYRASVDTASSLYGYTIYDKSQVEEFPPPPPQDTGMFSSTLSLDSLPPPPPPLPADSVEDITGSQLSLPPPPPEIENTGRVQDIVTQLTAQQIEQTAPKRCSKTFPRQPSLDSVNSETSKSSLHSDKSLRQNAYGACLVELQTKKLSNGSSSLQKKLEPGKERSSSLKKVNFADDLPSDKKNKKITFNLTEAPPSPRKPLPPRRNESTRLSSPKKLADSNSNPPTDFLKDLQRVMRKKWQVAQKCKLEPTTTPHEVLGFREYPLSDDYKETSVSMWVQEHYGAGSVEDPFYENVYGRETLPVRREEPKPIKKRPPPAPPKRSDSTHLTTQSGVHLPHTLPTSNAPPHHVQPTA, from the exons ATGATGGACGTAGTGAGTGAGTCTAGCAAGTGGCGTGGAGGGTTCCTCTCCACAATAAACAGAAGCTTTCGCCTCAAAAAGTTGAATTCTCCTGTAGAAAACAAGACCATTGAAATGCCTACG gGTCTCAATTCATCCACTGAAGCTTCAAGTATGCGTCCCCTGGAGATCGTAGCTCCAAGAATAGACACATATCGGTTCTCCATGGCCAATCTTGAAGAGACCCAGGATGCTGATCTGGATGCCATCCTTGGGGAGCTATGTGCGTTAGACTCGGAGTACGACGAGGAACTGTCCAGGGTATCTGcag atttctcAACGACTTCAAAAGACCGAGTGGACGGAGAAGTTCCCCAGCGTCAGGACATCAAGGAGACAGATGGTGCCTCGCACATAACAAGAACGGACTCGCCTGACAACGACTCCGCCTTTAGTGATACG GTTTCAATGCTCTCGAGCGAGTCGTCGGCTTCTAGCAGTGCCAGTTCGAAATGCAAGCCTATGAAACTTACCCTTCATACCCATCAAaag GGTTCCCTTTATCAACAGAAGgccgataaaataaaaatggcttTGGAACGAATGAGAGAGGCAAACGTGAAGAAACTTTTTATCAAGGCCTTTTCTAATGACGGGTCATCGAAGAGCCTTTTGGTGGACGAAAAAATGACGTGTGGCTACGTCACTAGGTTGCTCGCTGACAAAAATCACGTGCCCATGGAGCCTAAGTATGCGATCGTTGAGCAGCTCCCAGATTTGCACATGG AACGTGTGTACGAAGACCACGAAATGCTGGTGGACAACCTAATGCTATGGACCAGAGAGTCGAAGAACAAAATACTGTTTGCAGAGCGACCAGAGAAAAATTTGCTTTTTCAAACACCAGAAAAGTTTCTACTTAGCGAAGATGACCGAG GTTGGTCCAGCGACCACGACGATAATTTACGACAAGTCATCATCGACGAATTCTTTGGCCAAAGCAGCACAACTCCATCAATTTCGGGACATACTGTACCACCCATGGAAGGCTTTCTCTATCTGAAAAGTGACGCTAAAAAGGGATGGAAGAAGTACTACTTCGTACTTAGACCTTCTG GCCTATACTATGTGCCGAAAGACAAGGTGAAAACGTTGAAGGAGCTGGTGTGTCTGACGACATTCGACAATAACGAAGTATACGTTGGTGTTAATTGGAAGAAGAAGTATAAATCGCCAACTGATTTTTGCTTCGCCATCAAGCATCCGAGACTGCAGCAACCGAAGAGTGTGAAATTCATTAAGTTCCTCTGCGCTGATGACCAGCAGACATTGGATAGGTGGATTACAGCGATGAGAATAGCtaaa CATGGAAGGCAGCTGCTAGAAAACTATAGATCGCTGGTAGAAGAGCTCACTCAAGAAGATTTAGATCACTTGGCTCATGCGCGTTCTTGCTCT ATCTCCtcaatacccactaaaaccaacAACCCGCCGATGGTAACCAATTCAGTGCAGCCAACATCCAGCAATGCGAGTGTTGCCAATTCCGATATTAGTAGTGGAAG ACATTCCCGCGCTTCGTCATCTAGTTCCAGCGGTTGTCTATCAGATGGAGGCACTGCGTCTGAGAGTGCTTTTGATTGCGAGTTTCCTATGG GTACAATTAAACGCAAGCCATCGATGAAACCAAACATTCCTTTGACCTGGATGACACGGCAACTTAAAGAAATGGCTGAAAAAGACGAAAGTGAGGGAGGTGACACCAGTACCCTGACCCGAAGACCTCGCCAGAGGGATGATACCCTCAAACGGCACGCAG ATACATCCGAAAGCGCAGTCTACAGTAGCAGTAGTATGACGTCATCAAGCTCCGTCCAGGACTCGTACGGCCATTATGAAACAATTCCTCGTGACACCTACCGCGCTAGTGTCGACACCGCTTCATCGCTTTACGGATACACCATTTACGATAAAAGTCAAGTGGAAGAGTTCCCTCCGCCTCCCCCCCAAGACACAGGAATGTTCAGCTCCACACTCAGTCTAGATTCGCTACCACCGCCACCACCACCCCTGCCTGCAGATTCAGTCGAAGACATAACCGGGTCCCAATTAAGCCTGCCTCCGCCTCCGCCAGAAATAGAAAACACCGGTAGAGTACAAGACATCGTCACGCAACTCACTGCTCAGCAGATAGAACAAACAGCACCCAAGCGATGCAGCAAAACCTTCCCAAGGCAGCCGTCATTGGACAGCGTCAATTCCGAGACTTCGAAGTCATCCCTACATTCCGATAAGAGTCTAAGACAAAACGCATACGGCGCTTGCTTAGTCGAACTGCAGACCAAAAAGCTAAGCAATGGCAGCTCATCATTACAGAAGAAGTTAGAACCAGGTAAAGAACGATCGAGCTCCTTGAAAAAAGTCAACTTTGCTGATGATCTTCCAAGCGACAAGAAGAATAAAAAGATAACATTCAATTTAACAGAGGCACCGCCGTCTCCCAGAAAACCTTTACCCCCTCGTCGGAATGAAAGCACCAGATTATCGTCTCCGAAGAAATTAGCAGATTCGAACAGTAACCCACCCACAGATTTCCTTAAAGATTTACAGAGAGTGATGAGAAAGAAATGGCAAGTTGCGCAGAAGTGCAAATTGGAGCCGACGACGACACCACACGAAGTACTTGGGTTCAGAGAGTATCCGCTATCAGACGATTATAAGGAGACGAGTGTATCCATGTGGGTGCAAGAGCACTACGGGGCTGGATCTGTGGAAGATCCGTTTTACGAAAACGTGTATGGAAGAGAAACGTTGCCAGTGAGACGCGAGGAGCCAAAGCCGATAAAGAAGAGACCTCCACCAGCACCTCCTAAGCGAAGTGACTCCACGCATTTAACCACACAATCAGGCGTTCACCTTCCCCACACTCTGCCCACTTCCAACGCTCCCCCGCATCACGTTCAACCGACCGCTTGA
- the LOC110995424 gene encoding uncharacterized protein LOC110995424 isoform X3 → MMDVVSESSKWRGGFLSTINRSFRLKKLNSPVENKTIEMPTGLNSSTEASSMRPLEIVAPRIDTYRFSMANLEETQDADLDAILGELCALDSEYDEELSRVSADFSTTSKDRVDGEVPQRQDIKETDGASHITRTDSPDNDSAFSDTVSMLSSESSASSSASSKCKPMKLTLHTHQKKADKIKMALERMREANVKKLFIKAFSNDGSSKSLLVDEKMTCGYVTRLLADKNHVPMEPKYAIVEQLPDLHMERVYEDHEMLVDNLMLWTRESKNKILFAERPEKNLLFQTPEKFLLSEDDRGWSSDHDDNLRQVIIDEFFGQSSTTPSISGHTVPPMEGFLYLKSDAKKGWKKYYFVLRPSGLYYVPKDKVKTLKELVCLTTFDNNEVYVGVNWKKKYKSPTDFCFAIKHPRLQQPKSVKFIKFLCADDQQTLDRWITAMRIAKHGRQLLENYRSLVEELTQEDLDHLAHARSCSISSIPTKTNNPPMVTNSVQPTSSNASVANSDISSGRHSRASSSSSSGCLSDGGTASESAFDCEFPMGTIKRKPSMKPNIPLTWMTRQLKEMAEKDESEGGDTSTLTRRPRQRDDTLKRHAGESWSKPENEPGDCSTLTRRPRHSLDTSESAVYSSSSMTSSSSVQDSYGHYETIPRDTYRASVDTASSLYGYTIYDKSQVEEFPPPPPQDTGMFSSTLSLDSLPPPPPPLPADSVEDITGSQLSLPPPPPEIENTGRVQDIVTQLTAQQIEQTAPKRCSKTFPRQPSLDSVNSETSKSSLHSDKSLRQNAYGACLVELQTKKLSNGSSSLQKKLEPGKERSSSLKKVNFADDLPSDKKNKKITFNLTEAPPSPRKPLPPRRNESTRLSSPKKLADSNSNPPTDFLKDLQRVMRKKWQVAQKCKLEPTTTPHEVLGFREYPLSDDYKETSVSMWVQEHYGAGSVEDPFYENVYGRETLPVRREEPKPIKKRPPPAPPKRSDSTHLTTQSGVHLPHTLPTSNAPPHHVQPTA, encoded by the exons ATGATGGACGTAGTGAGTGAGTCTAGCAAGTGGCGTGGAGGGTTCCTCTCCACAATAAACAGAAGCTTTCGCCTCAAAAAGTTGAATTCTCCTGTAGAAAACAAGACCATTGAAATGCCTACG gGTCTCAATTCATCCACTGAAGCTTCAAGTATGCGTCCCCTGGAGATCGTAGCTCCAAGAATAGACACATATCGGTTCTCCATGGCCAATCTTGAAGAGACCCAGGATGCTGATCTGGATGCCATCCTTGGGGAGCTATGTGCGTTAGACTCGGAGTACGACGAGGAACTGTCCAGGGTATCTGcag atttctcAACGACTTCAAAAGACCGAGTGGACGGAGAAGTTCCCCAGCGTCAGGACATCAAGGAGACAGATGGTGCCTCGCACATAACAAGAACGGACTCGCCTGACAACGACTCCGCCTTTAGTGATACG GTTTCAATGCTCTCGAGCGAGTCGTCGGCTTCTAGCAGTGCCAGTTCGAAATGCAAGCCTATGAAACTTACCCTTCATACCCATCAAaag AAGgccgataaaataaaaatggcttTGGAACGAATGAGAGAGGCAAACGTGAAGAAACTTTTTATCAAGGCCTTTTCTAATGACGGGTCATCGAAGAGCCTTTTGGTGGACGAAAAAATGACGTGTGGCTACGTCACTAGGTTGCTCGCTGACAAAAATCACGTGCCCATGGAGCCTAAGTATGCGATCGTTGAGCAGCTCCCAGATTTGCACATGG AACGTGTGTACGAAGACCACGAAATGCTGGTGGACAACCTAATGCTATGGACCAGAGAGTCGAAGAACAAAATACTGTTTGCAGAGCGACCAGAGAAAAATTTGCTTTTTCAAACACCAGAAAAGTTTCTACTTAGCGAAGATGACCGAG GTTGGTCCAGCGACCACGACGATAATTTACGACAAGTCATCATCGACGAATTCTTTGGCCAAAGCAGCACAACTCCATCAATTTCGGGACATACTGTACCACCCATGGAAGGCTTTCTCTATCTGAAAAGTGACGCTAAAAAGGGATGGAAGAAGTACTACTTCGTACTTAGACCTTCTG GCCTATACTATGTGCCGAAAGACAAGGTGAAAACGTTGAAGGAGCTGGTGTGTCTGACGACATTCGACAATAACGAAGTATACGTTGGTGTTAATTGGAAGAAGAAGTATAAATCGCCAACTGATTTTTGCTTCGCCATCAAGCATCCGAGACTGCAGCAACCGAAGAGTGTGAAATTCATTAAGTTCCTCTGCGCTGATGACCAGCAGACATTGGATAGGTGGATTACAGCGATGAGAATAGCtaaa CATGGAAGGCAGCTGCTAGAAAACTATAGATCGCTGGTAGAAGAGCTCACTCAAGAAGATTTAGATCACTTGGCTCATGCGCGTTCTTGCTCT ATCTCCtcaatacccactaaaaccaacAACCCGCCGATGGTAACCAATTCAGTGCAGCCAACATCCAGCAATGCGAGTGTTGCCAATTCCGATATTAGTAGTGGAAG ACATTCCCGCGCTTCGTCATCTAGTTCCAGCGGTTGTCTATCAGATGGAGGCACTGCGTCTGAGAGTGCTTTTGATTGCGAGTTTCCTATGG GTACAATTAAACGCAAGCCATCGATGAAACCAAACATTCCTTTGACCTGGATGACACGGCAACTTAAAGAAATGGCTGAAAAAGACGAAAGTGAGGGAGGTGACACCAGTACCCTGACCCGAAGACCTCGCCAGAGGGATGATACCCTCAAACGGCACGCAGGTGAGAGCTGGAGCAAACCTGAAAACGAACCAGGAGATTGTAGCACTCTCACCAGAAGGCCTAGACATTCTTTAG ATACATCCGAAAGCGCAGTCTACAGTAGCAGTAGTATGACGTCATCAAGCTCCGTCCAGGACTCGTACGGCCATTATGAAACAATTCCTCGTGACACCTACCGCGCTAGTGTCGACACCGCTTCATCGCTTTACGGATACACCATTTACGATAAAAGTCAAGTGGAAGAGTTCCCTCCGCCTCCCCCCCAAGACACAGGAATGTTCAGCTCCACACTCAGTCTAGATTCGCTACCACCGCCACCACCACCCCTGCCTGCAGATTCAGTCGAAGACATAACCGGGTCCCAATTAAGCCTGCCTCCGCCTCCGCCAGAAATAGAAAACACCGGTAGAGTACAAGACATCGTCACGCAACTCACTGCTCAGCAGATAGAACAAACAGCACCCAAGCGATGCAGCAAAACCTTCCCAAGGCAGCCGTCATTGGACAGCGTCAATTCCGAGACTTCGAAGTCATCCCTACATTCCGATAAGAGTCTAAGACAAAACGCATACGGCGCTTGCTTAGTCGAACTGCAGACCAAAAAGCTAAGCAATGGCAGCTCATCATTACAGAAGAAGTTAGAACCAGGTAAAGAACGATCGAGCTCCTTGAAAAAAGTCAACTTTGCTGATGATCTTCCAAGCGACAAGAAGAATAAAAAGATAACATTCAATTTAACAGAGGCACCGCCGTCTCCCAGAAAACCTTTACCCCCTCGTCGGAATGAAAGCACCAGATTATCGTCTCCGAAGAAATTAGCAGATTCGAACAGTAACCCACCCACAGATTTCCTTAAAGATTTACAGAGAGTGATGAGAAAGAAATGGCAAGTTGCGCAGAAGTGCAAATTGGAGCCGACGACGACACCACACGAAGTACTTGGGTTCAGAGAGTATCCGCTATCAGACGATTATAAGGAGACGAGTGTATCCATGTGGGTGCAAGAGCACTACGGGGCTGGATCTGTGGAAGATCCGTTTTACGAAAACGTGTATGGAAGAGAAACGTTGCCAGTGAGACGCGAGGAGCCAAAGCCGATAAAGAAGAGACCTCCACCAGCACCTCCTAAGCGAAGTGACTCCACGCATTTAACCACACAATCAGGCGTTCACCTTCCCCACACTCTGCCCACTTCCAACGCTCCCCCGCATCACGTTCAACCGACCGCTTGA